In a genomic window of Deltaproteobacteria bacterium:
- a CDS encoding DUF1573 domain-containing protein produces MRILRATLWGCFVLVVLAGFVQAAEQKQTVQQKQAVEQKDAAPVIEVENPIYDFKQVAQGETVKHEFRVFNRGTAPLQIKNVKPG; encoded by the coding sequence ATGAGGATTTTGAGAGCGACATTGTGGGGATGTTTTGTTCTGGTGGTCTTGGCTGGTTTTGTTCAAGCCGCGGAGCAAAAACAAACTGTGCAGCAAAAACAAGCTGTGGAGCAAAAAGACGCGGCGCCGGTTATCGAGGTTGAAAACCCCATCTACGACTTTAAGCAGGTGGCCCAGGGAGAGACAGTGAAACACGAGTTTCGCGTCTTTAACCGGGGCACGGCCCCCCTGCAGATCAAAAATGTCAAGCCCGGTTGA
- a CDS encoding methionyl-tRNA formyltransferase: MGTPEFAVPTLKALHGSSNDVLAVATKPDRPKGRGRRLVASPVKQAASAFGYPVLQPVKVKESWFLNRIIGLNPDLFVVVAYGQILPGSVLAIPRVGAINIHASLLPKYRGPAPIQWAIINGDKETGVTTMWMDEGMDTGDILLTAKVLIGPDETSGTLHNQLAETGAGVLIDTLERLKQGHLAGTPQDKSKATYAPFLKKEDGCIDWTKDANFLDAFVRGMNPWPGAFTFLFGKRLKIFKAKDLQKGTREKPGIVLDGFPGDLGVATGRGVLALKEVQLESGKRLDVEEFLRGCPVPPGTILG; the protein is encoded by the coding sequence ATGGGCACTCCGGAGTTTGCGGTGCCAACCCTCAAGGCCCTTCATGGCAGCAGCAATGACGTCCTTGCTGTTGCCACCAAGCCAGACCGGCCAAAGGGACGCGGCCGCCGTTTGGTTGCATCACCTGTCAAGCAAGCTGCAAGTGCGTTTGGGTATCCTGTATTGCAGCCGGTTAAGGTAAAGGAATCCTGGTTTCTTAATAGGATAATCGGGCTAAATCCGGACCTCTTTGTCGTAGTTGCCTACGGCCAGATTTTGCCGGGCTCGGTTCTGGCGATTCCCCGCGTGGGCGCCATCAATATCCATGCGTCTCTTCTTCCCAAATATCGTGGACCCGCCCCCATCCAGTGGGCAATTATCAATGGCGACAAGGAGACGGGCGTGACTACCATGTGGATGGATGAGGGTATGGATACAGGGGACATACTCCTGACCGCCAAAGTGTTGATTGGCCCGGACGAGACTTCCGGGACGCTTCACAACCAGTTGGCCGAGACGGGGGCTGGAGTGCTGATTGATACGTTGGAGCGGCTCAAGCAGGGGCATCTTGCAGGCACGCCGCAGGACAAATCAAAGGCCACGTATGCGCCCTTTTTGAAGAAAGAAGACGGATGTATCGACTGGACCAAGGATGCAAACTTCCTGGATGCTTTTGTTCGCGGGATGAATCCGTGGCCAGGGGCTTTTACCTTCCTTTTTGGCAAGAGGCTCAAGATATTCAAGGCAAAAGATCTCCAGAAGGGGACTCGGGAAAAGCCAGGGATCGTGTTGGATGGCTTTCCCGGGGATCTTGGCGTGGCAACGGGCCGGGGGGTCCTGGCTTTGAAAGAGGTTCAGCTTGAATCCGGAAAGCGGCTTGATGTTGAGGAATTCTTGAGGGGCTGCCCTGTGCCGCCTGGCACAATCTTGGGGTAA
- the rsmB gene encoding 16S rRNA (cytosine(967)-C(5))-methyltransferase RsmB, translated as MAAIARQIALSVLGAINDSNVTLDHLLTRAFEQKPQLIQRDRALVTQLVYGVLRWRSRLDWVIQHLARSPFHKIDPLVLNIVRLGLYQILFLSRVPVSAAVNDSVELAKRRAPSWVVGFVNAILRSAAQRKNEIPLPDYNDDPVAAIVIQESHPAWMVKRWVKRMGVEDAKRLCKANNEIPPVTVRANTLKVSRERLGESLSAHVNKIRQTRFAPEGLILRGLRQSIREMPAFQKGWFQVQDEAAQLISYLLEPKPGEMILDACAGLGGKTGHIAQLMKDSGKITAVDYQARKLSELKAFMTRLDISSVTTLRHDLAASIPEKLAETFDRILLDAPCSGLGVIRRNPDIKWKKQAEDLARLQSKQQRLLAGVARLVKKRGLLVYCVCSFEPEEGEKVLEDFLKSRNDFAIDALSAGREEICGPFVDRSGIFRTLPHEHDMDGFFAVRLRKVAP; from the coding sequence ATGGCAGCCATTGCACGGCAGATTGCCCTTTCGGTTTTAGGCGCTATTAATGACTCGAACGTCACTCTGGATCATCTGCTCACCCGGGCCTTTGAACAGAAGCCTCAACTGATTCAGCGCGACCGTGCCTTGGTTACGCAACTGGTGTACGGGGTCCTCCGGTGGCGCAGTCGCCTTGATTGGGTGATTCAACACCTTGCAAGAAGTCCCTTTCACAAGATTGACCCACTAGTCCTGAACATCGTTCGCCTGGGGCTATATCAAATATTGTTCCTTTCCCGGGTTCCTGTTTCAGCCGCAGTTAACGATTCTGTTGAACTGGCAAAAAGGAGGGCGCCGAGTTGGGTAGTGGGGTTTGTCAATGCCATACTTCGATCAGCCGCGCAGAGGAAAAATGAGATCCCTCTGCCGGATTATAACGATGACCCGGTTGCCGCCATTGTCATTCAGGAATCCCACCCTGCCTGGATGGTCAAAAGGTGGGTGAAGCGTATGGGCGTTGAAGATGCTAAGAGGCTTTGCAAGGCGAACAATGAGATCCCTCCTGTGACGGTCCGCGCCAATACTCTAAAGGTCTCTCGGGAGAGGCTGGGCGAGTCTCTCAGCGCCCATGTGAACAAGATCAGGCAGACCAGGTTTGCTCCTGAAGGGCTCATCCTCAGAGGTCTGCGACAGTCAATCCGTGAAATGCCGGCGTTTCAGAAAGGCTGGTTTCAGGTTCAGGACGAGGCCGCGCAACTCATAAGCTACCTGCTTGAACCAAAACCTGGAGAGATGATTTTGGATGCCTGTGCGGGCCTTGGCGGCAAGACCGGACACATTGCCCAGCTTATGAAAGATAGTGGAAAGATAACGGCCGTGGATTACCAGGCCCGCAAGTTGTCCGAACTGAAAGCCTTCATGACAAGGCTTGACATTTCTTCAGTTACAACATTACGCCATGACCTTGCAGCGTCTATTCCTGAGAAGCTCGCTGAAACCTTTGACCGAATATTGCTTGATGCACCGTGTTCTGGTCTTGGCGTCATTCGGAGAAACCCTGACATCAAATGGAAAAAACAGGCAGAGGATCTCGCCAGACTTCAAAGCAAACAGCAACGTTTATTGGCCGGTGTGGCTCGATTAGTGAAAAAAAGGGGGCTTTTGGTTTACTGTGTCTGTAGTTTTGAGCCCGAAGAGGGGGAGAAGGTATTAGAAGATTTTTTGAAAAGCCGCAACGATTTTGCTATAGATGCTCTGTCTGCCGGACGCGAGGAAATCTGCGGACCTTTTGTTGACAGGTCAGGTATTTTCAGAACTCTACCGCATGAGCACGACATGGACGGGTTCTTTGCCGTTCGCCTGAGAAAGGTTGCGCCGTGA
- a CDS encoding PASTA domain-containing protein has translation MKPLFKIGVFSCLFIALAGITGYLTLRLIIRSEDVVVVPDLVGKDVVYALELLTDLGLNTKVRGYEYRADIPKNHVAGQEPGPGSEVKKDRDIRIIVSKGPETVIVPNLVGVGVREANIVMEDNGLIKGVVSKTYSKGAVRGEVISQVPPPGEVVKRGDAIDLLIGLGRRPVRFKMPYLDGLAPEDAILILERSQLNLGRIRYVQRDDMPKDVVVEQDPRSGFPVVSGRLVNLTVNRKEKVLFRDKGLYLFRHHVCHGFLKKHIRLRINAFGMLYDLYEVFGNPGEEIWMLLPKHRETTFFLYEDGELTLSHSFATEANLPSFPEVEMGDLW, from the coding sequence GTGAAACCGCTTTTTAAGATAGGCGTGTTTTCCTGTCTTTTTATCGCCCTTGCCGGGATCACCGGATATCTTACGTTACGGCTCATTATCAGGAGCGAAGATGTCGTGGTCGTGCCTGACCTGGTGGGAAAGGATGTTGTGTATGCCTTAGAGCTCCTTACCGACCTGGGACTCAACACCAAGGTTAGGGGCTATGAATACAGGGCCGATATCCCAAAGAACCATGTGGCAGGTCAGGAGCCTGGGCCCGGCTCTGAGGTTAAGAAAGACCGTGATATAAGGATCATCGTGTCCAAGGGGCCAGAGACTGTGATTGTGCCCAATCTTGTGGGAGTGGGTGTGCGCGAGGCGAATATTGTCATGGAAGATAACGGGCTCATAAAAGGTGTTGTGTCAAAAACTTACAGCAAAGGGGCTGTAAGAGGAGAGGTCATAAGCCAGGTTCCGCCTCCTGGCGAGGTAGTGAAGCGGGGGGATGCTATTGACTTGCTGATCGGCCTTGGCAGGCGGCCGGTTAGATTCAAGATGCCCTATTTGGACGGACTGGCCCCGGAGGATGCCATCCTTATTTTAGAGCGTTCTCAACTCAACCTGGGCCGGATACGCTATGTTCAAAGAGATGACATGCCCAAGGACGTCGTGGTGGAACAAGACCCTCGATCCGGATTCCCGGTTGTTTCCGGACGCCTGGTGAATCTTACGGTCAACAGGAAAGAAAAGGTTCTGTTTCGTGACAAGGGACTCTACCTTTTTCGTCATCATGTCTGCCATGGTTTTTTGAAGAAGCACATCCGGCTACGCATCAATGCCTTTGGCATGCTTTACGATCTATATGAGGTGTTCGGGAATCCGGGAGAAGAGATCTGGATGCTCCTCCCGAAACATCGTGAAACCACTTTTTTCCTGTACGAGGATGGGGAACTCACCTTGAGTCATTCCTTTGCAACGGAGGCCAATCTGCCTTCCTTCCCAGAGGTTGAAATGGGAGATCTTTGGTGA
- a CDS encoding ribulose-phosphate 3-epimerase gives MKLIAPSILSADFSRLGDEVKAVEAAGADWIHVDVMDGHFVPNITIGPLVVEAVSRVTELPMDVHLMIENPEQYLEMFAKAGSAYLTVHAEACYHLHGTVQAIKNLGVKAGVSLNPATPLSKIEWVLEDVDLVLVMSVNPGFGGQKFIPQAIQKIRDLRSIIDSKNPNVLIEVDGGVNQDVIQSVSEAGADAFVAGSAIFGSSDYGATIGKFRSLIGR, from the coding sequence ATGAAACTGATAGCGCCATCCATATTGTCAGCAGATTTTTCAAGACTCGGTGACGAAGTCAAGGCGGTAGAGGCTGCCGGGGCAGATTGGATCCATGTGGATGTCATGGACGGCCATTTTGTCCCCAATATAACTATCGGGCCGCTGGTTGTGGAAGCGGTTAGTAGGGTGACCGAACTCCCTATGGATGTGCACCTTATGATTGAAAATCCGGAACAGTATCTTGAAATGTTTGCCAAAGCAGGGAGCGCCTATCTGACGGTTCATGCAGAAGCTTGTTACCATCTACATGGGACGGTTCAGGCCATCAAGAACCTGGGTGTCAAGGCCGGAGTGTCGCTGAATCCGGCGACCCCCCTTTCAAAGATAGAATGGGTTTTGGAGGATGTGGACCTCGTTCTTGTCATGAGTGTAAACCCGGGTTTCGGGGGCCAGAAGTTCATTCCACAGGCCATTCAGAAGATAAGAGACCTCAGATCCATTATCGATTCAAAGAACCCGAACGTCCTTATTGAGGTTGACGGGGGCGTAAACCAGGATGTCATTCAGTCTGTGTCAGAGGCAGGGGCCGATGCATTTGTGGCAGGCTCGGCTATCTTTGGGAGCTCCGACTACGGTGCGACCATCGGAAAATTTCGTTCTCTTATCGGACGCTAA
- a CDS encoding winged helix-turn-helix transcriptional regulator, producing MIQPFNSRFLTPTKTFRRLSVLLAIHDSSQISQHKMARITHLSSSMVNNYVKELQEEGLIRVSGNTNRTQTYHLTSSGRDLLLSLLLSYSTEIIQLYGGVKRELAKRLQGMHEEGIRTVVLFGAAETAEVVLAAIKETPLTVTAVVDSDFSKQGKVFSGFTVQRPERLSQIAADAVVITSFAKQEEIHDFVRQVVGERLEVVRLSDL from the coding sequence ATGATTCAGCCGTTCAACTCAAGGTTTCTAACACCGACAAAGACGTTTCGGCGTCTATCTGTGCTTCTTGCCATCCATGATTCTTCCCAGATAAGTCAACACAAGATGGCGCGGATTACACATCTTAGCAGTTCTATGGTCAATAACTACGTTAAGGAGCTCCAGGAAGAAGGGCTCATCAGGGTGAGCGGCAATACGAACCGAACCCAGACGTATCATCTGACGTCTTCCGGACGAGATTTGCTGCTTTCGTTGTTGCTTTCATATTCCACTGAAATCATTCAGCTTTATGGTGGCGTCAAGCGGGAGCTCGCCAAGAGACTGCAGGGTATGCACGAGGAAGGTATTCGCACTGTAGTCTTGTTCGGGGCTGCAGAAACCGCTGAAGTTGTTCTCGCAGCCATAAAGGAAACCCCGCTCACCGTTACTGCCGTGGTGGATAGTGATTTTAGCAAACAGGGCAAGGTTTTTAGTGGGTTTACGGTTCAGAGACCAGAGCGGCTCAGCCAGATTGCCGCAGACGCAGTTGTAATCACTTCCTTTGCCAAGCAGGAGGAAATCCACGATTTTGTTCGACAGGTCGTGGGAGAACGACTCGAAGTAGTAAGACTTTCCGACTTGTAG
- a CDS encoding GDP-mannose 4,6-dehydratase, giving the protein MKVLITGITGMAGSHLAEYLLGQGAWEIHGALRWRSNKENIAAFERDVHLHECELRDPHAVLRLLQEIRPQRIYHLASQSNVTASWNSPRETLVNNITAQLNIFEAVRELELADTRIHVAGSSEEYGLVHEHELPVKETNQLRPLSPYGVSKVAQDALAYQYYKSFGLHVVRTRAFNHTGPRRGEVFVTSSFARQIVEIEMGKTKPVIRVGNLEAKRDFTDIRDVVRAYVIALERCAAGSVYNIGSGSAYSIKEVLDLLLGMTKVIIHVKEDPSRKRPSDVAVMVSDSSRFMEETGWRPHIPFRQSLFDLLQYWREQLSQRYGSARKDEFAVRIAELS; this is encoded by the coding sequence ATGAAGGTTCTGATCACCGGGATTACCGGGATGGCCGGAAGCCATCTGGCAGAATATCTATTAGGTCAAGGCGCTTGGGAAATTCATGGGGCTCTGAGGTGGCGAAGCAATAAGGAAAACATTGCCGCCTTTGAAAGAGACGTTCATTTGCACGAATGTGAACTCCGAGACCCCCATGCCGTGCTCCGGTTGTTGCAGGAGATCCGGCCCCAAAGGATTTATCATCTTGCATCACAGAGCAATGTGACCGCCAGTTGGAATTCCCCGCGTGAGACTCTGGTCAACAACATCACTGCACAACTGAATATATTTGAGGCTGTCAGAGAGCTGGAGCTAGCGGATACACGCATTCATGTCGCAGGCAGTTCAGAAGAGTACGGTTTAGTCCATGAACATGAACTGCCTGTCAAGGAAACCAACCAGCTCAGGCCCCTGAGTCCGTATGGGGTAAGCAAGGTTGCTCAGGATGCCCTGGCCTACCAGTACTACAAGAGTTTTGGCCTCCATGTTGTGAGGACAAGGGCGTTCAATCACACCGGCCCAAGACGCGGGGAAGTCTTTGTCACGTCCAGTTTTGCCAGGCAGATCGTGGAAATTGAGATGGGCAAGACAAAGCCGGTCATTCGAGTCGGGAACCTGGAGGCAAAACGTGATTTTACCGACATACGCGATGTGGTGAGAGCTTATGTTATTGCCCTTGAGCGCTGCGCCGCCGGAAGCGTTTACAATATCGGCTCTGGCTCGGCTTACAGCATTAAGGAGGTCTTGGATCTGCTGCTTGGCATGACCAAAGTGATTATCCATGTGAAAGAGGACCCTTCACGGAAGCGTCCGTCAGACGTTGCTGTCATGGTCAGTGACAGCTCGAGATTCATGGAAGAAACGGGATGGCGACCTCACATTCCATTTAGGCAGAGCCTGTTCGATCTGCTCCAATACTGGCGAGAACAACTCAGTCAACGATATGGATCTGCACGCAAGGATGAATTCGCTGTTCGTATCGCTGAGTTGAGCTGA
- a CDS encoding N-acetylneuraminate synthase family protein gives MKTIQIGNRVIGPDQPTYVIAEIGINHNGDVRLAKELIDVAVDAKVDAVKFQKRHLPSLYPEDVLNDTLKYEQNFQYMIPILKEVELSEKDFVALKAYCKDKEIEFLCTPFDLHSVDFLMALGVKAIKIASADLTNLELLEYVAGKDKPMVVSTGMSHWGEIEKAVRLLQEKKAPFALLHCRSVYPVWPREVNLRMINRLTQFGCPVGYSGHDVGIVIPLVAASMGACIIEKHITVDKKMRGPDHKISLEPYELRRLVRDIRVADQAMGKSKRFLLRGEILNRELFGKSLVADCDIPAESCITREMIRVQGPGKGLSPSSMDELVGKVIHRDLKKGDFFLEQDVEGYCKVDFCNSFKSRWGLIARFTDLREMGKYKPEVIEFHLAERDFELGFEGNGLHHQELIVHAPEYLGDQLFDLCSGNEKTRARSVGLAQKTIGLARILAPHFRGEPKVIVHPGAMSLNSKLEKEPLRQALIQSLEEINCDGIEILFENLPPYPWYFGGQWKGNYFIGAAEIRSFCEETGANICFDLSHAALYCNAKGKNLLEFIRVVKPFIRHIHFADAYGLDGEGVQIGEGDIDFDEIMPLFAGYEGTWVPEIWRGHLQGGKGFLEALSRLKRYNL, from the coding sequence ATGAAGACCATTCAAATCGGCAATCGTGTGATCGGTCCTGATCAACCCACTTATGTCATTGCTGAGATTGGTATTAATCACAATGGTGACGTGAGGCTGGCCAAGGAACTCATAGATGTGGCTGTGGATGCAAAGGTGGACGCAGTGAAATTTCAGAAACGACACCTTCCCAGTCTTTATCCAGAAGATGTGCTTAATGATACCCTGAAGTACGAACAGAATTTTCAATACATGATTCCTATTCTGAAGGAGGTGGAACTCAGCGAAAAGGACTTTGTTGCGCTAAAAGCTTACTGCAAAGACAAGGAGATTGAGTTTCTCTGCACCCCTTTTGATCTTCACAGCGTTGATTTTTTAATGGCGCTGGGAGTCAAGGCGATTAAGATCGCTTCTGCTGACCTCACCAATTTGGAACTGCTGGAATATGTAGCTGGGAAGGATAAACCCATGGTGGTTTCAACCGGCATGTCCCATTGGGGAGAAATCGAGAAGGCTGTAAGGCTTTTACAAGAAAAAAAAGCGCCGTTTGCGCTGCTCCATTGTCGCAGTGTCTATCCGGTGTGGCCGCGTGAGGTCAATCTCAGAATGATCAATCGGCTGACACAGTTTGGGTGCCCCGTGGGATACTCTGGTCACGATGTGGGTATCGTCATCCCACTTGTGGCGGCATCCATGGGGGCCTGCATTATTGAAAAACACATCACCGTGGACAAGAAAATGCGTGGTCCTGACCACAAGATTAGCCTTGAACCTTATGAGTTGAGGCGTCTGGTGCGCGATATTCGCGTGGCCGATCAGGCCATGGGTAAGAGCAAGCGGTTTTTGTTGCGCGGAGAAATTCTGAATCGTGAATTGTTTGGCAAAAGCCTTGTCGCTGACTGTGACATACCTGCAGAAAGTTGCATCACCCGGGAAATGATTAGGGTACAAGGTCCGGGGAAGGGTCTTTCGCCGAGCAGTATGGATGAACTTGTTGGCAAGGTCATTCATAGGGATCTGAAAAAGGGTGATTTTTTTCTGGAGCAAGATGTAGAAGGCTACTGCAAGGTGGATTTTTGCAACTCTTTCAAAAGCCGCTGGGGCCTCATCGCCCGGTTTACCGATCTACGCGAGATGGGTAAATACAAGCCGGAAGTGATCGAGTTTCACCTGGCGGAAAGGGATTTTGAGCTGGGTTTTGAAGGCAACGGTTTACACCATCAAGAATTGATTGTCCATGCTCCAGAGTACTTGGGCGATCAGCTCTTCGACCTGTGCAGCGGTAATGAAAAGACACGGGCGAGGTCTGTAGGCCTGGCACAAAAGACAATAGGTCTGGCACGAATTCTGGCGCCACATTTCAGGGGCGAGCCCAAGGTCATCGTCCATCCAGGCGCCATGAGTCTTAACTCCAAGTTAGAGAAAGAACCTTTGCGACAGGCGTTGATCCAATCGCTCGAGGAAATCAATTGTGACGGGATAGAGATATTATTCGAGAATCTTCCTCCCTACCCATGGTATTTCGGCGGCCAGTGGAAGGGAAACTACTTCATAGGCGCAGCAGAGATCCGTTCTTTCTGTGAAGAGACTGGTGCGAATATTTGCTTCGACCTCTCTCATGCGGCCCTCTATTGCAATGCAAAGGGGAAGAACCTCTTAGAGTTTATCCGTGTGGTCAAGCCATTCATTCGGCACATTCATTTTGCAGATGCCTATGGCCTGGATGGTGAAGGGGTCCAGATAGGCGAGGGAGACATTGATTTTGACGAAATTATGCCTCTCTTTGCTGGTTACGAGGGGACGTGGGTTCCCGAGATATGGCGCGGGCATCTGCAGGGAGGCAAGGGTTTTTTGGAGGCATTGAGCAGACTTAAGAGATACAATCTGTAG